A genomic stretch from Algoriphagus halophilus includes:
- a CDS encoding thymidylate synthase, translated as MKQYHDLMRKILEEGTQKGDRTGTGTRSIFGHQMRFDLSEGFPLVTTKKLHLRSIIVELLWFLRGDSNIGYLKENKVSIWDEWADENGDLGPVYGYQWRHWPDGKGGEIDQIKNLIHQIKTKPDSRRHIVSAWNVADVDQMALPPCHTIFQFYVADGKLSCQLYQRSADVFLGVPFNIASYALFTMMIAQVCDLKLGDFVHTFGDAHLYSNHIEQAELQLSRELRPLPTMKINPEVKDIFSFKLEDFELVGYDPHPHIKAAVAV; from the coding sequence ATGAAGCAATACCACGATTTAATGAGAAAAATCCTTGAAGAAGGAACTCAAAAAGGCGATAGAACCGGTACAGGAACCAGAAGTATATTTGGTCATCAAATGCGTTTTGATTTATCTGAAGGATTCCCTTTAGTCACTACCAAAAAACTACATTTGAGATCTATCATTGTGGAATTGTTATGGTTTTTAAGAGGGGATTCGAACATCGGCTATTTGAAAGAAAATAAAGTCTCTATTTGGGATGAATGGGCTGATGAAAATGGGGATTTAGGTCCTGTATATGGATATCAATGGAGACATTGGCCTGATGGAAAAGGGGGAGAAATTGACCAAATCAAAAATTTGATCCATCAGATCAAAACCAAGCCGGATAGTAGAAGGCATATTGTCAGTGCCTGGAATGTTGCCGATGTGGACCAAATGGCGCTACCACCTTGTCATACCATCTTCCAATTCTATGTAGCCGATGGGAAACTCTCTTGCCAATTGTACCAAAGAAGTGCAGATGTGTTTTTGGGTGTTCCTTTCAATATTGCCTCTTATGCCTTATTTACTATGATGATCGCTCAGGTCTGCGACCTGAAGTTGGGAGATTTTGTCCATACGTTTGGTGATGCACATTTGTACTCCAATCATATTGAGCAAGCAGAATTACAATTAAGTAGAGAACTAAGACCACTTCCAACCATGAAAATCAATCCGGAAGTGAAAGACATTTTCTCTTTTAAATTAGAAGATTTTGAATTAGTGGGATATGATCCCCATCCACATATCAAAGCGGCCGTGGCCGTGTAG